In the genome of Monodelphis domestica isolate mMonDom1 chromosome 2, mMonDom1.pri, whole genome shotgun sequence, one region contains:
- the LOC130456976 gene encoding basic salivary proline-rich protein 1-like, which translates to MAQRSGWPLARPPAPPGRRAAPRPAALAGRPAPAGEKLLLCSRIRGRSGPSGTSDGGASARGPRQAGARPAGGTPCAHFPDEAYRGKSLGQVAEEGDGPLGVGGKSLFWTDGQPREGRSLGPPALRAFLEGGSRASPRAEQGCLASKGGFPGPGPAHIYAPHVYTCVRAPAHMRPTWTRVSILLSSFPENGRSLGRQPLLRTSLVPREPPPRPGSSSCRGSGSPWPRETSHPPPRSCWARRPPAPPPTCRRDSPLARPLRAPLSSSSTSGPPEGHQRWWPGRSSPAGAKGSRARGGLEAAGVDTSLGPQVWQENNAGGRPKAGVGLR; encoded by the coding sequence ATGGCCCAGAGAAGCGGTTGGCCGCTGGCAAGGCCGCCGGCTCCCCCAGGCCGAAGGGCAGCGCCGAGGCCTGCGGCTTTGGCGGGACGTCCTGCCCCAGCCGGGGAGAAGCTCCTGCTCTGCTCCCGGATTAGAGGCAGATCCGGGCCCTCCGGGACGAGCGATGGGGGCGCCTCTGCCCGAGGGCCCCGGCAGGCTGGTGCCAGGCCTGCCGGTGGCACCCCGTGCGCCCATTTCCCAGATGAGGCCTACAGAGGGAAGTCACTCGGCCAAGTGGCAGAGGAAGGGGACGGCCCGCTGGGAGTTGGTGGGAAGTCTTTGTTCTGGACGGATGGACAGCCGCGGGAGGGGAGGAGCTTGGGCCCCCCAGCCCTGAGGGCCTTCTTGGAGGGAGGAAGCCGTGCCAGCCCGAGGGCAGAGCAGGGCTGCCTGGCGTCCAAAGGGGGATTTCCCGGGCCGGGCCCTGCACACATCTACGCCCCACATGTGTACACATGTGTCCGTGCCCCTGCACACATGCGCCCCACGTGGACACGCGTGTCCATCCTGCTGTCCTCGTTCCCTGAGAATGGCCGGAGCCTAGGCCGGCAGCCCCTTCTGCGGACGAGTCTTGTGCCCAGAGAGCCCCCGCCCCGGCCTGGCTCCTCTTCTTGCCGCGGCTCGGGGTCTCCCTGGCCCCGGGAGACCTCGCACCCGCCTCCCCGTTCCTGCTGGGCTCGGCGACCcccggcccctccccccacatgCCGAAGGGACTCGCCTCTGGCCCGTCCTCTCCGGGCGCCCCTTTCCAGCAGCAGCACGTCCGGCCCCCCTGAGGGGCATCAGCGTTGGTGGCCCGGAAGGAGCAGCCCGGCGGGCGCCAAAGGCTCTCGGGCCCGGGGGGGGCTGGAGGCGGCGGGTGTGGACACCTCCCTCGGCCCCCAGGTTTGGCAAGAGAACAATGCTGGGGGGAGACCCAAAGCTGGAGTCGGGCTCCGCTGA